The following coding sequences lie in one Actinomyces capricornis genomic window:
- a CDS encoding WXG100 family type VII secretion target — MATFTVDTVAVADTATRARTRIATIQTEVDGMHSDITTLQASWTGSASDSMGVCASDWRVTQLQVQANLDQISLALDQAATSYDDAETTNAGRFGAGMA, encoded by the coding sequence ATGGCCACCTTCACCGTCGATACCGTCGCTGTTGCCGACACCGCCACTCGGGCGCGCACCCGCATCGCCACGATCCAGACCGAGGTGGACGGCATGCACAGCGACATCACCACCCTGCAGGCCTCGTGGACCGGCAGCGCCTCGGACTCCATGGGGGTGTGCGCCTCGGACTGGCGGGTCACCCAGCTCCAGGTCCAGGCCAATCTCGACCAGATCAGCCTGGCCCTGGATCAGGCGGCCACCTCCTACGACGACGCCGAGACCACCAATGCCGGGCGCTTCGGCGCGGGCATGGCCTGA
- the groL gene encoding chaperonin GroEL (60 kDa chaperone family; promotes refolding of misfolded polypeptides especially under stressful conditions; forms two stacked rings of heptamers to form a barrel-shaped 14mer; ends can be capped by GroES; misfolded proteins enter the barrel where they are refolded when GroES binds) encodes MSKIIAFDEEARRGMERGLNTLADTVKVTLGPKGRNVVLDKKWGAPTITNDGVTIAKEIELEEPYEKIGAELVKEVAKKTDDVAGDGTTTATVLAQALVREGLRNVAAGANPIALRRGIDKAVTAIVERLLADAKDVETKDEIAATASISAADEQIGEFIAEALEKVGHEGVVTVEESNTFGLELEVTEGMRFDKGFISPYFVTDPDRQEAVLEDAYVLLVESKISNVKDLLPLLEKVMQAGKPLAIIAEDVEAEALATLVVNRIRGTFKSVAVKAPGFGDRRKAMLQDMAILTGGTVISETVGLKLENATLEDLGQVRKVVVTKDDTTLVEGAGDKDAIEARTAQIRMEIENSDSDYDREKLSERLAKLAGGVAVLKSGAATEVELKERKHRIEDAVRNAKAAVEEGIVAGGGVALIQASEALDGLTLEGDEATGAAIVKVAVEAPLKQIAVNAGYEGGVVVDRVRNLPTGEGLNAATGEYVNLLAAGIADPVKVTRSALQNAGSIAGLFLTTEAVVADKPEPPAAPAGGGDEMGGMY; translated from the coding sequence ATGTCCAAGATCATCGCCTTCGACGAGGAGGCCCGCCGCGGCATGGAGCGCGGCCTGAACACCCTCGCCGACACCGTCAAGGTCACCCTGGGCCCCAAGGGCCGCAACGTCGTTCTCGACAAGAAGTGGGGCGCCCCCACGATCACCAACGATGGCGTCACCATCGCCAAGGAGATCGAGCTGGAGGAGCCCTACGAGAAGATCGGCGCCGAGCTGGTCAAGGAGGTCGCCAAGAAGACCGACGACGTCGCCGGCGACGGCACCACCACCGCCACCGTCCTGGCCCAGGCCCTGGTCCGCGAGGGCCTGCGCAACGTGGCCGCCGGTGCCAACCCGATCGCCCTGCGTCGCGGCATCGACAAGGCCGTGACCGCCATCGTCGAGCGCCTGCTGGCCGACGCCAAGGACGTGGAGACCAAGGACGAGATCGCGGCCACCGCCTCGATCTCGGCCGCCGACGAGCAGATCGGCGAGTTCATCGCCGAGGCCCTGGAGAAGGTCGGCCACGAGGGCGTCGTCACCGTCGAGGAGTCCAACACCTTCGGCCTCGAGCTCGAGGTTACCGAGGGCATGCGCTTCGACAAGGGCTTCATCTCGCCCTACTTCGTCACCGACCCCGACCGCCAGGAGGCCGTCCTGGAGGACGCCTACGTCCTGCTGGTGGAGTCCAAGATCTCCAACGTCAAGGACCTCCTGCCGCTGCTGGAGAAGGTCATGCAGGCCGGCAAGCCCCTGGCCATCATCGCCGAGGACGTCGAGGCCGAGGCCCTGGCCACCCTCGTGGTCAACCGCATCCGCGGCACCTTCAAGTCCGTGGCCGTCAAGGCCCCGGGCTTCGGCGACCGCCGCAAGGCGATGCTCCAGGACATGGCCATCCTCACCGGCGGCACGGTCATCTCCGAGACCGTGGGCCTGAAGCTGGAGAACGCCACCCTGGAGGACCTGGGCCAGGTCCGCAAGGTCGTCGTCACCAAGGACGACACCACCCTGGTCGAGGGCGCCGGCGACAAGGACGCCATTGAGGCCCGTACCGCCCAGATCCGCATGGAGATCGAGAACTCCGACTCCGACTACGACCGCGAGAAGCTCTCCGAGCGCCTGGCCAAGCTGGCCGGCGGCGTCGCCGTCCTGAAGTCCGGTGCCGCCACGGAGGTCGAGCTCAAGGAGCGCAAGCACCGCATCGAGGACGCCGTGCGCAACGCCAAGGCCGCCGTGGAGGAGGGCATCGTCGCCGGTGGTGGCGTGGCCCTCATCCAGGCCTCCGAGGCCCTCGACGGGCTCACCCTCGAGGGTGACGAGGCCACCGGTGCCGCGATCGTCAAGGTCGCCGTGGAGGCCCCGCTCAAGCAGATCGCCGTCAACGCCGGCTACGAGGGCGGCGTCGTGGTCGACCGCGTGCGCAACCTGCCCACCGGTGAGGGCCTCAACGCCGCGACCGGCGAGTACGTCAACCTGCTGGCCGCCGGCATCGCCGACCCGGTCAAGGTCACCCGCTCCGCCCTGCAGAACGCCGGCTCCATCGCCGGTCTGTTCCTGACCACCGAGGCCGTCGTGGCCGACAAGCCCGAGCCCCCGGCCGCCCCGGCCGGTGGCGGCGACGAGATGGGCGGCATGTACTGA
- a CDS encoding LytR C-terminal domain-containing protein, producing the protein MSDYNYPEDEFDVSEDEGPVPVGVHRAQVPRWRSWLPLLAVIIIVPVLAWGAVTLLDRQTSSDSADPAVSQPADGGAGGGSGDGAQPGGDASAPAGQPSAGATSSATSGQADLTLGVTVLNGTETSGLAGRTGDRLTNAGFSAVEVPQGIYGETEPAASTVLYSQPEHKATAEQIAEQLGISNVVEDPDSAQSSPIVVILREDFQE; encoded by the coding sequence GTGAGCGACTACAACTACCCCGAGGACGAGTTCGACGTCAGCGAGGATGAGGGTCCGGTTCCCGTCGGCGTGCACCGGGCGCAGGTCCCGCGCTGGCGCAGTTGGCTGCCGCTGCTGGCGGTCATCATCATCGTGCCCGTCCTGGCCTGGGGCGCGGTGACTCTCCTGGACCGCCAGACCTCCTCGGACAGCGCGGACCCCGCGGTCTCCCAGCCCGCCGACGGCGGTGCCGGGGGCGGCTCGGGCGACGGCGCCCAGCCCGGCGGGGATGCCAGCGCTCCCGCGGGGCAGCCCAGCGCCGGGGCCACCTCCTCGGCCACCTCCGGGCAGGCGGACCTCACCCTGGGGGTCACGGTCCTCAACGGCACGGAGACCAGCGGCCTGGCCGGGCGCACCGGGGACAGGCTCACCAACGCCGGCTTCAGCGCGGTGGAGGTGCCCCAGGGCATCTACGGCGAGACCGAGCCCGCCGCCTCCACGGTCCTCTACAGCCAGCCCGAGCACAAGGCGACGGCTGAGCAGATCGCCGAGCAGCTGGGCATCAGCAACGTGGTTGAGGACCCCGACAGCGCCCAGTCCAGCCCGATCGTCGTCATCCTGCGCGAGGACTTCCAGGAGTAG
- a CDS encoding uracil-DNA glycosylase — translation MTAAKPLSELVDPSWAQALAPVEPTIHQIGERLRAEVASGAGYLPAGTDVLRAFTYPMDRVRVLIVGQDPYPTPGHPMGLSFSVAPGVRPPRSLENIFRELVSDLGVAPPTSGDLTPWCEQGVMLLNRVLTVRPGAPASHKGWGWESVTQRAIEALVERGGPLVAILWGRPAQSLTPMLGSTPVIASPHPSPLSASRGFFGSRPFSRANEILQSMGAAPVDWRLP, via the coding sequence ATGACCGCAGCCAAGCCCCTGTCCGAGCTCGTCGATCCCTCCTGGGCCCAGGCCCTGGCGCCCGTGGAGCCCACGATCCACCAGATAGGCGAGCGCCTGCGCGCGGAGGTGGCCTCCGGCGCGGGCTACCTGCCCGCGGGCACCGATGTGCTGCGGGCCTTCACCTACCCGATGGACCGGGTGCGCGTGCTCATCGTGGGCCAGGACCCCTACCCCACACCGGGCCACCCGATGGGGCTGAGCTTCTCGGTGGCGCCCGGGGTCAGGCCGCCGCGGAGCCTGGAGAACATCTTCCGCGAGCTGGTGAGCGACCTGGGCGTGGCTCCGCCGACGTCCGGGGACCTGACCCCCTGGTGCGAGCAGGGGGTGATGCTGCTCAATCGGGTGCTCACGGTGCGCCCCGGGGCGCCCGCCTCCCACAAGGGCTGGGGCTGGGAGTCCGTCACCCAGCGGGCCATCGAGGCCCTGGTCGAGCGCGGGGGACCGCTGGTGGCGATCCTGTGGGGCCGGCCGGCCCAGTCCCTGACCCCCATGCTGGGCTCCACGCCGGTGATCGCCTCACCCCACCCCTCGCCGCTGTCGGCCTCGCGGGGCTTCTTCGGCTCGCGGCCCTTCTCCCGGGCCAACGAGATCCTCCAGTCGATGGGCGCCGCGCCCGTGGACTGGCGCCTGCCCTGA
- a CDS encoding transcriptional accessory protein codes for MIVWRGWGILAFLVTIPFAAGMGKLGESTGSDGPLATVLFGLGFVGAGVVNYFLGRYLNVTRPPQQVGRYQDQLRAALWQRVNHGAFQVAPGAPAPTSQEEAAQQIEQVVAQEAEGLVRAHSNVHTLFSIPIQWFGLIEAVGGLAVVLINAVKL; via the coding sequence ATGATCGTCTGGCGCGGCTGGGGCATCCTGGCGTTTCTTGTCACTATTCCCTTCGCTGCGGGTATGGGCAAGCTCGGGGAGTCGACGGGCTCCGATGGGCCACTGGCGACGGTGCTCTTCGGGCTCGGCTTCGTCGGGGCGGGGGTGGTCAACTACTTCCTGGGCCGTTATCTCAACGTGACGCGCCCGCCGCAGCAGGTGGGGCGCTACCAGGATCAGCTGCGGGCCGCGCTGTGGCAGCGGGTCAACCACGGGGCCTTCCAGGTGGCGCCCGGCGCGCCAGCCCCCACCTCGCAGGAGGAGGCGGCCCAGCAGATCGAGCAAGTGGTCGCCCAGGAGGCCGAGGGCCTGGTGCGGGCGCACAGCAACGTCCACACCCTGTTCTCCATCCCGATCCAGTGGTTCGGCCTCATCGAGGCCGTCGGGGGCCTGGCCGTGGTGCTCATCAACGCCGTGAAGCTCTGA
- the ispF gene encoding 2-C-methyl-D-erythritol 2,4-cyclodiphosphate synthase, with the protein MPIDSRPPAPTALIPRTGIGTDVHAFAPAGMTAGTSAPLHLACLEWPGEPALEGHSDGDVVAHACCDALLSAAGLGDLGSNFGTAEPQWKGAAGATLLAETARRVRAAGFEIGNVAVQFVGARPRVGPRSQEAADALSQAAGAPVSFTATTTDHLGFLGRQEGLAAIATALVVPRPVADRTDPTGPA; encoded by the coding sequence ATGCCCATCGACTCCCGGCCCCCGGCCCCTACCGCGCTCATCCCCCGCACCGGCATCGGCACCGATGTCCACGCCTTCGCCCCCGCGGGCATGACCGCGGGCACGAGCGCCCCGCTCCATCTGGCCTGCCTGGAGTGGCCCGGGGAGCCGGCCCTGGAGGGCCACTCCGACGGCGACGTCGTCGCCCACGCCTGCTGCGATGCGCTGCTCTCAGCGGCGGGACTGGGCGACCTGGGGTCCAATTTCGGCACCGCCGAGCCGCAGTGGAAGGGGGCCGCGGGTGCCACGCTGCTGGCCGAGACCGCTCGGCGCGTGCGGGCCGCGGGCTTCGAGATCGGCAATGTGGCCGTCCAGTTCGTGGGGGCCCGCCCCCGGGTGGGCCCGCGCAGCCAGGAGGCTGCGGACGCCCTGTCCCAGGCGGCCGGAGCACCGGTGTCCTTCACCGCCACCACCACCGACCACCTGGGGTTCCTGGGCCGCCAGGAGGGCCTGGCCGCCATCGCCACCGCCCTGGTGGTCCCCCGGCCAGTCGCGGACCGCACCGACCCTACCGGACCGGCATGA
- a CDS encoding VOC family protein translates to MSGMHHVELWVGDLPLAREQWGWLLEALGWRRAQDWPEGSLWQAGSGPYLVLTTPPLTAAQPHDRHRPGLNHLALSAVDQPTVDRLAQQCTDHGWRPLYAERYPFAGGPDHYAAYMEDSQGFKVEVVATDSPYLP, encoded by the coding sequence ATGAGCGGGATGCATCACGTGGAGCTGTGGGTGGGCGACCTGCCCCTGGCCCGTGAGCAGTGGGGCTGGCTGCTGGAGGCGCTGGGGTGGAGGCGGGCGCAGGACTGGCCCGAGGGCAGCCTGTGGCAGGCCGGCTCCGGCCCCTACCTGGTCCTGACCACCCCGCCGCTGACTGCCGCCCAGCCGCACGACCGCCACCGTCCCGGGCTCAACCACCTGGCGCTGAGCGCCGTCGATCAGCCGACGGTGGACCGTCTCGCGCAGCAGTGCACCGATCACGGCTGGCGCCCGTTGTACGCCGAGCGCTACCCCTTCGCCGGCGGCCCCGACCACTACGCCGCGTACATGGAGGACTCACAGGGCTTCAAGGTCGAGGTGGTCGCCACTGACAGCCCCTACCTCCCCTGA